A portion of the Pan troglodytes isolate AG18354 chromosome 10, NHGRI_mPanTro3-v2.0_pri, whole genome shotgun sequence genome contains these proteins:
- the TAS2R50 gene encoding taste receptor type 2 member 50, which translates to MITFLYIFFSILIMVLFVLGNFANGFIALVNFIDWVKRKKISSADQILTALAVSRIGLLWTLLLNWYLTVLNPAFYSVELRITSYNAWVVTNHFSMWLAASLSIFYLLKIANFSNLIFLHLKRRVRSVILVILLGTLIFLVCHLLVANMDESMWAEEYEGNITGKMKLRNTVHLSYLTVTTLWSFIPFTLSLISFLMLICSLCKHLKKMQLHGEGSQDLSTKVHIKALQTLISFLLLCAIFFLFLIISVWSPRRLRNDPVVMVSKAVGNIYLAFDSFILIWRTKKLKHTFLLILCQIRC; encoded by the coding sequence ATGATAacttttctgtacatttttttttcaattctaatAATGGTTTTATTTGTTCTCGGAAACTTTGCCAATGGCTTCATAGCACTGGTAAATTTCATTGACTGGGTGAAGAGAAAAAAGATCTCCTCAGCTGACCAAATTCTCACTGCTCTGGCGGTCTCCAGAATTGGTTTGCTCTGGACATTATTATTAAATTGGTATTTAACTGTGTTGAATCCAGCTTTTTATAGTGTAGAATTAAGAATTACTTCTTATAATGCCTGGGTTGTAACCAACCATTTCAGCATGTGGCTTGCTGCTAGCCTCAGCATATTTTATTTGCTCAAGATTGCCAATTTCTCcaaccttatttttcttcatttaaagagGAGAGTTAGGAGTGTCATTCTGGTGATACTGTTGGGGACTTTGATATTTTTGGTTTGTCATCTTCTTGTGGCAAACATGGATGAGAGTATGTGGGCAGAAGAATATGAAGGAAACATAACTGGGAAGATGAAATTGAGGAATACAGTACATCTTTCGTATTTGACTGTAACTACCCTATGGAGCTTCATACCCTTTACTCTGTCCCTGATATCTTTTCTGATGCTAATCTGTTCTCTGTGTAAACATCTCAAGAAGATGCAGCTCCATGGAGAAGGATCTCAAGATCTCAGCACCAAGGTCCACATAAAAGCTTTGCAAACTCTGATCTCCTTCCTCTTGTTATGTgccattttctttctattcctaatCATTTCGGTTTGGAGTCCTAGGAGGCTGCGGAATGACCCAGTTGTCATGGTTAGCAAGGCTGTTGGAAACATATATCTTGCATTCGACTCATTCATCCTAATTTGGAGAACCAAGAAGCTAAAAcacacctttcttttgattttgtgtCAGATTAGGTGCTGA
- the TAS2R20 gene encoding taste receptor type 2 member 20 (The RefSeq protein has 2 substitutions compared to this genomic sequence) gives MMSFLHIVFSILVVVAFILGNFANGFIALINFIAWVKRQKISSADQIIAALAVSRVGLLWVILLHWYSTVLNPTSSNLKVIIFISNAWAVTNHFSIWLATSLSIFYLLKIVNFSRLIFHHLKRKAKSVVLVIVLGSLFFLVCXLVMKNTYINVWTEECEGNVTWKIKLRNAMHLSNLTVAMLANLIPFTLTLISFLLLIYSLCKHLKKMQLHGKGSQDPSTKIHIKALQTVTSFLILLAIYFLCLITSFWNSKMRPKEIVLMLCQAFGIIYPSFHSFILIWGNKTLKQTFLSVLWQVTCWAKGQNQSTP, from the coding sequence ATGATGAGTTTTCTACACATTGTTTTTTCCATTCTAGTAGTGGTTGCATTTATTCTTGGAAATTTTGCCAATGGCTTTATAGCACTGATAAATTTCATTGCCTGGGTCAAGAGACAAAAGATCTCCTCAGCTGATCAAATTATTGCTGCTCTGGCGGTCTCCAGAGTTGGTTTGCTCTGGGTAATATTATTACATTGGTATTCAACTGTGTTGAATCCAACTTCAtctaatttaaaagtaataatttttatttctaatgccTGGGCAGTAACCAATCATTTCAGCATCTGGCTTGCTACTAGCCTCAGCATATTTTATTTGCTCAAGATCGTCAATTTCTCCAGACTTATTTTTCATCACTTAAAAAGGAAGGCTAAGAGTGTAGTTCTGGTGATAGTGTTGgggtctttgttctttttggtttgtCACCTTGTGATGAAAAACACGTATATAAATGTGTGGACAGAAGAATGTGAAGGAAACGTAACTTGGAAGATCAAACTGAGGAATGCAATGCACCTTTCCAACTTGACTGTAGCCATGCTAGCAAACTTGATACCATTCACTCTGACCCTGATATCTTTTCTGCTGTTAATctactctctgtgtaaacatctGAAGAAGTTGCAGCTCCATGGCAAAGGATCTCAAGATCCCAGCACCAAGATCCACATAAAAGCTCTGCAAACTGTGACCTCCTTCCTCATATTACTTGCCATTTACTTTCTGTGTCTAATCACATCGTTTTGGAATTCTAAGATGCGACCAAAAGAAATTGTCTTAATGCTTTGCCAAGCTTTTGGAATCATATATCCATCATTCCACTCATTCATTCTGATTTGGGGGAACAAGACGCTAAAGCAGACCTTTCTTTCAGTTTTGTGGCAGGTGACTTGCTGGGCAAAAGGACAGAACCAGTCAACTCCATAG